From Enoplosus armatus isolate fEnoArm2 chromosome 23, fEnoArm2.hap1, whole genome shotgun sequence, a single genomic window includes:
- the LOC139305928 gene encoding insulin receptor substrate 1-B, whose protein sequence is METQAGEHQSCEDVRKSGYLRKQKSMHRRYFVLRAASERGPARLEYYESEKKFRGKAPVPKKAVALETCFNINKRADSKNKHMIVLYTRAESFAIAAENEADQDEWYQAMVDLQCKSKNPTDCGAAEDYGVPNPGPAFKEVWQVKVWPKGLGQAKNLVGIYRLCLTDKTVNFVKLNSDAAAVVLQLMNVRRCGHSENFFFVEVGRSAVTGPGEFWMQVDDSVVAQNMHETLLEAMKALSEEFRQRSKSQSNSGPGGGATASNPISVPSRRHHPNPPPSQVGFTRRPRTEPPGGANGGAGISSANASPTPRHSFPRSRTASDGGKGEDGIAGTTPLQGRSSSPSTNGSCSTTPILRSKSARSATTTTAKTPLGLMRSISTPAPSPAPSLSSSSGHGSEFGGVTSSASAGPSGAYSRVPSNRASVSGSPSDYGSSDEYGSSPGDHTLLPSTSLPGSSVGSVGSQSLGEEGANYILMGQRGGGGSSSNQGNLTSSSLPAPGTPACGSQPQTRRVLRRSSSRECEAERRLLSKRASLPPMALERLAPHQRRAEEPADEDSADYAIMSRSTSRESFTSTSSSTQRESVMGAGSAGGGGGYLDVAGEFKSEGVGGASGSVDLSVDNGYMSMLPGVTQPPVSLSQSMAVSVPDSDSKPADDYMAMTPNNSVSPPQQIRPPPTSDGYMIMSPNSSCSPDQRGGLSGGAWVGSGSADSRAGSDYMNMSPISARSVNGSPPPPEHTGHLETSSQQQAPKMVYSYYSLPRSYKHNPSTGHFDDGPGRGRRPNGSSSRGLGGGRTMGGRQEQPAAGNSGVGRHLSLSSSSYSSSSASSESLGESEDRAIQAVSSMAGGAQSKDGGKLQQRRGSGGLSKQGSHTRSRPVSLFVDVSKANTLPRVRENPLPPEPKSPGEYVSIEFKGEKSNQTGVGGGRARGLRHGLSLPHSSSSKNPQHRPTSCLGNFIPLSRSPSAPITPPAASEYVNMDLGPSPSPSPLSLTPLVFPSFHTPPTPPTLAHAPKTCEDGTTGPREEGAEVAEAPLRKSRESVPSVSESESPTSCGDYTEMAFSLNSSTVPRSSSSVSPKAPSPIRTDPVLSRGLDFPLAKSGTNPDHGAKVIRADPQGRRRHCSETFLASPSLPTSTSTSSSSTASLFPEHAQAVARRLGFESMLWGNGAVTDIPPQFALPGQQSLPTNTQTLSTEQGLNYIDLDLANKESPHLGLDGASGSQAPSRLFSVLGGGSGVGGVSAAVGSSSSSSSLNTYASIDFYKSEELRTHQNGNKEGTEC, encoded by the exons ATGGAGACCCAAGCGGGCGAGCACCAGAGCTGCGAGGACGTGCGGAAGAGCGGCTACCTCCGCAAGCAGAAGTCCATGCACCGGCGGTACTTCGTGCTCCGCGCCGCCTCGGAGCGCGGCCCGGCCCGCCTGGAGTACTACGAGAGCGAGAAGAAATTCCGCGGGAAGGCCCCCGTCCCGAAGAAAGCCGTGGCTCTGGAGACGTGCTTCAACATCAACAAGCGGGCCGACTCCAAGAACAAGCACATGATCGTGCTGTACACGCGGGCCGAGAGCTTCGCCATCGCCGCGGAGAACGAGGCGGACCAGGACGAGTGGTACCAGGCCATGGTGGACCTGCAGTGCAAAA GTAAGAACCCCACTGACTGCGGGGCTGCGGAGGACTATGGAGTGCCGAATCCCGGGCCTGCTTTCAAAGAGGTGTGGCAGGTGAAGGTGTGGCCCAAAGGTCTGGGTCAAGCCAAGAACTTGGTCGGCATCTACCGCCTTTGCCTGACTGACAAGACAGTCAACTTTGTCAAGCTCAactctgatgctgctgctgtggtgctgcagctgatgaACGTCAGACGCTGTGGCCATTCAGAAAACTTCTTCTTCGTCGAGGTGGGACGCTCTGCTGTAACAGGCCCAGGCGAATTCTGGATGCAG GTGGATGATTCGGTGGTGGCCCAGAACATGCATGAAACCTTGCTAGAGGCCATGAAGGCACTGAGTGAGGAGTTCCGCCAACGTAGCAAGTCTCAGTCGAATTCCGGTCCTGGAGGAGGCGCAACTGCTTCTAACCCCATCAGTGTTCCCTCACGCCGCCACCACCCAAACCCTCCTCCCAGCCAGGTGGGCTTCACCCGCCGGCCCCGAACTGAGCCTCCTGGAGGAGCTAATGGTGGAGCAGGGATCAGCAGTGCCAATGCCTCTCCCACCCCAAGGCATAGCTTCCCGAGGTCTCGCACTGCCAGTGATGGGGGGAAAGGTGAAGACGGGATAGCAGGGACCACACCGCTCCAAGGGCGGAGCTCCAGCCCCTCTACCAATGGCTCCTGCTCCACCACCCCAATCCTCAGGTCAAAGTCAGCCCGTTCAGCCACCACAACAACTGCTAAAACTCCTCTTGGGTTGATGCGCTCCATCTCCACCCCAGCGCCCTCCCCAGCTCCAAGTCTGTCCTCTAGCTCTGGGCATGGCTCTGAGTTTGGAGGCGTAACGTCTTCTGCTAGTGCTGGTCCATCTGGTGCCTACAGTCGTGTCCCCTCCAATCGTGCATCTGTTTCGGGCTCACCCAGTGACTATGGCTCCTCAGACGAGTATGGCTCTAGTCCTGGGGATCACACGCTCCTCCCTTCCACGAGCCTCCCTGGAAGCTCTGTTGGTAGCGTCGGCAGCCAATCCCTTGGCGAGGAGGGAGCCAACTATATCCTAATGGGTCaacgtggtggtggtggtagcaGCAGTAATCAAGGGAATTTAACATCCAGCTCCCTGCCAGCACCAGGAACACCAGCCTGTGGCTCCCAGCCCCAGACCAGGAGAGTGCTGCGTCGCTCCTCCAGCCGTGAATGTGAAGCTGAACGCAGGCTGCTGAGTAAGCGAGCTTCATTACCTCCTATGGCCCTGGAGAGGCTGGCCCCACATCAGCGTAGAGCTGAGGAGCCAGCAGATGAAGATTCAGCTGATTATGCCATCATGTCAAGGAGCACCAGCCGGGAGTCTTTTacttccacctcctcttccacaCAGAGGGAATCTGTCATGGGTGCTGGGtcagcagggggaggaggagggtactTGGATGTTGCGGGTGAGTTCAAAAGTGAAGGGGTTGGAGGAGCAAGTGGTAGTGTAGATTTAAGTGTGGACAATGGGTACATGTCCATGCTACCTGGTGTCACTCAGCCTCCAGTATCCCTGTCCCAATCAATGGCTGTCTCTGTCCCAGACTCGGATTCCAAACCTGCTGATGATTACATGGCCATGACCCCAAACAACAGTGTGTCCCCTCCACAGCAGATCCGACCTCCACCTACTTCTGATGGCTATATGATAATGTCCCCCAATAGCAGCTGCTCCCCTGACCAGCGTGGAGGTCTCTCTGGAGGGGCTTGGGTGGGCAGTGGCAGTGCAGACAGCAGGGCAGGCAGTGACTATATGAACATGTCTCCAATCAGTGCACGTTCTGTAAATGGCAGCCCCCCACCTCCTGAGCACACCGGTCATTTGGAGACCAGTTCTCAACAGCAAGCCCCTAAGATGGTGTATTCTTACTATTCCCTTCCCCGTTCTTACAAACACAACCCCTCTACTGGACACTTTGACGATGGGCCGGGACGAGGCAGAAGGCCCAATGGGAGTAGTAGTAGGGGACTGGGTGGAGGTAGGACGATGGGAGGGCGTCAGGAGCAACCAGCAGCGGGCAATTCAGGGGTTGGACGCCACCtgtcactctcctcttcctcatacTCCTCCAGCTCAGCCAGCAGCGAGAGCCTCGGAGAGAGCGAGGACCGAGCTATCCAGGCAGTGAGCTCCATGGCTGGGGGAGCTCAGTCCAAAGATGGGGGTAAGCTCCAGCAGAGACGGGGCTCTGGTGGATTGTCCAAGCAGGGTAGCCATACTAGAAGCCGACCAGTGAGCCTGTTTGTTGACGTATCCAAGGCTAACACCCTTCCTAGGGTCCGTGAGAACCCCCTACCCCCAGAACCTAAGAGCCCTGGGGAGTACGTAAGCATTGAGTTTAAGGGGGAGAAATCCAACCAAACTGGGGTTGGAGGAGGGCGCGCCAGGGGTCTCAGGCATGGCTTATCACTGCCTCATAGCTCAAGCAGCAAGAATCCTCAACACAGGCCAACTTCTTGCTTAGGGAATTTTATCCCCCTCTCCCGTAGCCCCTCTGCCCCCATCACTCCCCCAGCTGCCTCCGAGTATGTCAACATGGACCTTGGGCCTTCTCCGTCCCCCTCACCCCTCTCCCTTACTCCACTAGTTTTCCCCTCTTTCCACACCCCTCCCACGCCTCCAACTCTTGCTCATGCCCCCAAAACCTGTGAAGATGGTACCACTGGCCCTCGTGAAGAGGGGGCCGAAGTGGCTGAGGCCCCACTtaggaaaagcagagaaagtGTTCCATCAGTGAGTGAGTCTGAGTCCCCAACATCCTGTGGAGACTACACAGAGATGGCCTTCAGCTTGAATAGCAGCACCGTCCCTAGGTCATCATCCAGTGTCTCCCCCAAAGCCCCTTCCCCCATCAGGACTGATCCAGTGCTATCACGTGGTCTCGACTTCCCCCTAGCCAAATCAGGAACCAACCCAGATCACGGGGCTAAAGTTATCCGGGCTGACCCCCAAGGACGCAGACGGCACTGCTCAGAAACCTTCCTTGCCTCGCCTTCCCTCCCCACCTCTACCTctacttcctcttcttccactGCCTCACTCTTTCCAGAACATGCCCAAGCTGTGGCCCGCCGGCTGGGCTTTGAAAGCATGCTGTGGGGGAATGGTGCTGTGACTGATATCCCTCCGCAGTTCGCCCTCCCGGGACAGCAGTCCCTTCCCACAAACACTCAGACTTTGTCCACAGAGCAAGGCCTTAACTACATAGACTTGGACTTGGCCAACAAAGAGAGCCCCCATTTGGGCCTGGATGGAGCCTCAGGTAGCCAGGCCCCTTCTCGCCTCTTCTCTGTACTGGGTGGAGGTTCTGGGGTCGGGGGAGTGAGTGCAGCAGTcggcagcagcagtagcagctcCAGCCTCAACACTTACGCCAGCATCGACTTCTACAAATCAGAGGAGCTGCGGACGCATCAGAATGGAAACAAGGAGGGAACCG